The genomic segment GATGCAGAACAGCATGAGCACTATGACAGCGCCGCGCGAAAGGCGGCCTCTGCTGGTCATCAGGAGGAGAAACGCGAGCGCCGCCGATGCGAGGACGATGAGGTAGTCACGGGTCAGTTGTGTGTCAGCCGCGGCGATTTGTTTCGAGAGAGTCGCCTCGCATGCCACGCCGTCCGCGCACCCATAACGCTTCAGGATGGCGTTGTAGGTGGTCATGTCGGTGGGGCTGAAGGTGTTCTTGACGGCGTCGGCCAGCACGCCGCGGATAGAGTCCTGAAAGCTCTTCTCGACGTCCGGCTTGGTCAACTGCGCCATCACCACGCTGGTGTATTCGGGCACATGCGGGCGCAGCGAGGTGACGATCATATTGACGATCATCGGATTGGCGCCGGGCTTCTTCGTTTTTGGATCGGGCGCAGACATCTGCGTCTTGACGTTGTCGAGTAGCGCATACAGCGACCGCTCGACCATAGGCCGCAGGCTTTTGCTTTGCGTCTTGAGATCGAGCTTGCCCACCTGCGCCTGCAGCATGGGCCCTATGATGTCGCGCCACTGGTCAGCGCTAAGGATGCCGTAGCGCGCATGCGTGATCTCGGCAAGATCGCTGCGGAGGTCGCGGCGCGCCGCCAGACCATCGACGGTCTTCCAACTGAACCAGATGGCCGGCAGAAGGAGAAGCGCGCCGACGGCGAGGCGAAGGGTTGAGAAAAGTGAGCGTTTGGCCGGTGCTGGAGTTGTGGGTGTGCCCGCGTCTTCCACGATGGTGACGAGTATAAAGCCCGGCTCTCGGTTGTGATGCTGGTCAGGCCGCGGGACCCAGCAGCGGAACGAACCGGCGATCGCGCTCTTCGTACTGCTCGATGCGCCCGGTGAGGATGTCGTAATACCAGCCGAAGACCTGAAGCCTGCCAGCGGCGATCGCCTTTGCGACCGTGGGATGAGACTTGAGATTGCTGAGCTGGGCCACAACGTTGCCGCGAATCAGAGAGCAGAGTTCGGCGTGGTCGCCGTCGGCAGGATTTAGCGGCTGCCGATGACTGAAGGCGCCCTCCACGTGGTCGAGCCAGCGCTTGGCGCGGGGCAGTTTTTCGACGGCCGTCCGGTTAAGAGCCGCCTTGATGGCGCCGCAGTCGGAATGGCCGCAGTTAATGATGTAGGGCACCTTGAGAACTTCCACCGCGTACTCGATCGTTGCGGAGACGCCATCGACGTCATTCATGGAAACCGGGACGACATTGCCGATGCTGCGGCTGATGAACAGGTCGCCGGGTTCGGTGCCGAGGATGAGATCGGGGACGATGCGGGAATCAGAGCAGGTGATGAAGAGCCACTCGGGAGCCTGGCTTTCGGCAAGCAGATGGTAGTGGCTGCGGCGTTCGGGGAAGACGTCTTTGAGGAACTTGCTATGGCCTTGGATCAGTCGTTGCACGTGCGTTGACCTCCAATTTCAAGGGTAGCGCATGCAGAGTGGGCAAGTGATCGCGCGAGCGAGTGATCACCTGCCGGCGATTGGTCGGGCTCCAATCACCTGACCGCTTGATCACCTGATCACCTGATCACATGGCCACCTGTATAGTGGGGCCATGTTGAAGATTGGTTTTGTTGCTGCTGTGGTGGCTTGCGGTGCGGCGATCGCGTGCGCTGCGCAGACGGTGGATACGATCGATCCGGCGCTGAAGTCTCGCATTGACCGCATTGCTGCTGGCGTAATGGAACAGCACGGCGTGCCGTCTGCCTCGGTGGCGGTGGTGCAGGGCGGCAAGCTGGTGTACACGCACGCGTATGGAAAGGCGCACGTCAGTCCCGACAAGCCCGCGACACCCGATATGCGCTACTCGATCGGATCGATCTCAAAGCAATTCACCGCGGCGGCAATTCTGATCCTGCAGGAACAGGGCAAGCTGAAGCTCGACGACGCGGTGGGCAAGTATGTGCCGGGACTGACGCGGGGCGACGAGGTAACGATCCGGCAGATTCTGTCGCATACTTCGGGCTATCAGGATTACTGGCCCGAGGACTACCTGATGACGCCGATGATGAAGCCGACGACAGCGCAGTACATCATCGACACATGGGCGAAGAAGCCGCTGGATTTCGAGCCGGGCACGCAGTGGCAGTACTCGAACACGAACTACGTGATTGCCGGAATGATTGTGGAGAAGGTGTCAGGCCAAAAGCTGATGGAGTTCCTGGCCGAGCACATCTTCCATCCGCTAGGCATGAAGAGCGTGTGGGATACGGATCAGGAGAAGCTCACGCAAACCGATGCGACGGCCTACATTCGCGCGGCACTCGGGCCTCTTCGCGCAGCACCCAAAGAAGGCCGCAACTGGATGTTCGCAGCCGGCGAGCTGGCGATGACGGCGCACGACCTCGCGCTGTGGGACGAGAGCATGATCGCACGCAGCGTGCTGAAGCCCGAGAGCTACAAGGAAATGTTCACCGAGGTGAAGCTCAAGGACGGCAAGGGCACGCATTACGGGCTGGGTGTGGAGGTCCTCGATCATGATGGAAAGCTGGAGATCGAGCACAGCGGTGAGGTAACGGGATTCGTGTCCGACAACATTGTGCTGCCGGACGATGGCGTAGCCGTGGCGGTGCTGACGAATCACATGGCGAGCGGCGCAGGTCAGATTGCGAGCCTGGCAGCGGATACAGTGGCCGGCGCCAAGCGCTCGCCGGCCGAGGAGCAGACGCTGGCGATGTATCGGGGATTGCAGAACGGCCAGATTGATCGCAGCCTGCTTGCTCCGAATTTGAACGACTACTTCGATACGCAGACCGTGGACGACTTCAGGAACAGCCTGGGACCGCTGGGTGAGCCACTGACGTTTCGACAGACGGGCGAGAGCCTTCGCGGTGGCATGACCTTCCGCGGATTCCGGATTGTGTATCCCACACGCACCTTGCGGCTGAGCACGTACACGTATCCCGATGGC from the Occallatibacter riparius genome contains:
- a CDS encoding paraquat-inducible protein A is translated as MEDAGTPTTPAPAKRSLFSTLRLAVGALLLLPAIWFSWKTVDGLAARRDLRSDLAEITHARYGILSADQWRDIIGPMLQAQVGKLDLKTQSKSLRPMVERSLYALLDNVKTQMSAPDPKTKKPGANPMIVNMIVTSLRPHVPEYTSVVMAQLTKPDVEKSFQDSIRGVLADAVKNTFSPTDMTTYNAILKRYGCADGVACEATLSKQIAAADTQLTRDYLIVLASAALAFLLLMTSRGRLSRGAVIVLMLFCITMAAAGVLSPMLEVEVRVSKVDATLLGTPIEFRDQSLYYRSKTVLEVFDTLIHMDRPEMKLVGVLVILFSVVFPTLKMLALGAGLIRPVLLRTNRLVKIFAFELSKWSMADVMVLAIFMSFVAFNGVITSSWDGLRQMPNIQQVVIPTDASKILPGFYLFFGFCIASIFLSRKLERGIEEA
- a CDS encoding carbonic anhydrase; protein product: MQRLIQGHSKFLKDVFPERRSHYHLLAESQAPEWLFITCSDSRIVPDLILGTEPGDLFISRSIGNVVPVSMNDVDGVSATIEYAVEVLKVPYIINCGHSDCGAIKAALNRTAVEKLPRAKRWLDHVEGAFSHRQPLNPADGDHAELCSLIRGNVVAQLSNLKSHPTVAKAIAAGRLQVFGWYYDILTGRIEQYEERDRRFVPLLGPAA
- a CDS encoding serine hydrolase domain-containing protein; its protein translation is MLKIGFVAAVVACGAAIACAAQTVDTIDPALKSRIDRIAAGVMEQHGVPSASVAVVQGGKLVYTHAYGKAHVSPDKPATPDMRYSIGSISKQFTAAAILILQEQGKLKLDDAVGKYVPGLTRGDEVTIRQILSHTSGYQDYWPEDYLMTPMMKPTTAQYIIDTWAKKPLDFEPGTQWQYSNTNYVIAGMIVEKVSGQKLMEFLAEHIFHPLGMKSVWDTDQEKLTQTDATAYIRAALGPLRAAPKEGRNWMFAAGELAMTAHDLALWDESMIARSVLKPESYKEMFTEVKLKDGKGTHYGLGVEVLDHDGKLEIEHSGEVTGFVSDNIVLPDDGVAVAVLTNHMASGAGQIASLAADTVAGAKRSPAEEQTLAMYRGLQNGQIDRSLLAPNLNDYFDTQTVDDFRNSLGPLGEPLTFRQTGESLRGGMTFRGFRIVYPTRTLRLSTYTYPDGKLEQFLVEPGN